The DNA segment GCGAATCCACTTGCGGCAAAGGCTTGCCAGTCTTGGCATTTGTCGTCATTCCCTGGAGCAAAGGCTGGACACAATCCACCAGCAGCCCGTTTCCGCTCTTAGCGCCACCCTGCACGTACCCAGCACTCCGGCAGGCGGTCCTGATCTGTGCGCAAGGATTTTGCGCTGCCACCGATGCCGACAACACGACGAAACAAACCGCAAGGAACATCCAGAGAGCAATGAAGCGCCGTTTGCGTGCGGTCATCTGCTGAACCTCCACTCACCTGTCATCCCCAGTGCGTGCCTGGGCTTATTTTGCGGGGAAGTCGCCATCCGCCTTGGCGGTGGCGAAGCTCTGCGGATATTCCACATCCTGGCTTCGCCGGAACGCCGGATGCTTACCTGCAGCCGTGCGCGCGGCTGGGCACGAGAAACTGCCGGCCTGTGGCACGGGGAAATTATTGTGTTGTCGGAGAACCCGGGTCGCTCACCCACGTCTTGCAGACAGGCGCGAGTCCACCTGAGCAAAGACGTGCACCCTAAGTGAGCACAAACAGCGGATGCATTCTACTTCCATGAGGGGGATTAGACAATCGGTGGCATCGCCCTTCCCGCGCAAAAGTTGGGAAACTAGCTGTCTTTCCGGTAGAGGAGATCGCGCATGGCGCGACGCCTGGCGTCGTTGGCTTCGCGCTCAGACCGGCGGTGGTCGGCGTCCATCTGCGGTTTGGGTGCCGCCTCGGCAGTTTCAGGGGTGCTGCAGTTGGGGCAGCGGTTGGCGAAACCAGGCTTGCCCGGCTTCAACTCAAACTCCTCCGAACAGATAGCGCAGACCTTGATGGGATACGGCATTCAACTATTGTAGCGATTGCCGGCGTTCTCGTGGAGCGACGATTCCTGCGAATAATTCAGTTTCTCAGGAAATTTCTTCGAACTTCTCTTTCGGGTGGTGACACACCGGGCATCGCTCGAACGCGAGCTTCTCGACCGTATAGCCGCAGTTTGCGCAGACATAGTATGCAGTCTTGCTCTTCATCTGGTCGAGATGGGTGAGTGCTTCGGTGTAAAGACGCGCGTGCTCGGTTTCTGCTTCCAGGGCATAGGAAAACGTGCGCACGGCGGCTGTGTTGTTTTGCCCTTCGGCTTCCCGAATGAAGTCGGGATACATCAGGTCGCGCTCATACTCCTCGCCGGCAATGGCGACGTTCAGGTTCTCAGCCGTGGACCTGACCACGGGCGTTTCGATGTGCGTCTGCGGCGTCCCGCCCATCTGCTTGATGACGGCCGCGTGATTCGCGGCATGGATCTGCTCGGCACGCGAGGCGGCGCGAAACAGGCTGGCAGCTCGATGAAATCCTTCCTCATCGGCCTTCTGCGCAAATGCGGCATAGCGAGCGCAGGCGTTGGATTCGCCGTTATAAGCGGCTTGCAGGTTCTTGAGAGTGATCGTCGTAGAAGGCTTGGCAGCGACTGTAGTCATGTCCGTGCTCCTCCATCTGCATTGCACAGCTGTCAAAAGAGTGAACCGGCCGGACGTCGGATGCCCAACTCACTTCACAACAAGGCCGGTTTAACCTGAGCGGCCCAGGAGCCAAAAGGCCCGCTCGTGGCCAAGCCTGTCCAAAACGTCCGGTCACATTTCATGGTAGGAGCCTGCCGGGTCATGATCGCCGGAAAAGTGTCGCGGCAGGCTAAAAAGGTTTTCCCGTACCGGGACTATGGTTGAGGTTGAATCTGTGTGGACCGCACGCCAGCGCGAACGCGCCGCCGGGCGCGTCGCCGGGATCCTTCGGCTCGGGCATTCGCCCTCGCTCAGGATGACAGGGGTTTGCGGTTCATCTTGGCAGCAACG comes from the Terriglobales bacterium genome and includes:
- a CDS encoding rubrerythrin family protein yields the protein MTTVAAKPSTTITLKNLQAAYNGESNACARYAAFAQKADEEGFHRAASLFRAASRAEQIHAANHAAVIKQMGGTPQTHIETPVVRSTAENLNVAIAGEEYERDLMYPDFIREAEGQNNTAAVRTFSYALEAETEHARLYTEALTHLDQMKSKTAYYVCANCGYTVEKLAFERCPVCHHPKEKFEEIS